From Leptodactylus fuscus isolate aLepFus1 chromosome 11, aLepFus1.hap2, whole genome shotgun sequence, one genomic window encodes:
- the LOC142185546 gene encoding olfactory receptor 6C74-like, with product MSSINQTTIEDFLFKGISDVPDLQVLIFLLVLLIYLISLGGNLTILLLVCCDRHLHTPMYFFLANLSIIDISSSTTTLHSIFDLFTTHNHMVSTSACMTQLYMFCTLLSNEFSILAIMSYDRYVAICRPLHYHTVMSRRLCGLLASLSWGFGFIEEIPPIVLISRFTCYISKDIDHYFCDILPIRDITCSDTVPLDLYILIAGNLHIFLLLSLTITSYIFIISCILRISSSTGRRKAFYTCSSHIMVVVLFYSSILLQYVGTVSGKKMGSNKILSLLNTAVVPMMNPLIYSLKNKDVKSALQRKLKF from the coding sequence ATGAGTTCCATAAACCAGACCACGATAGAAgactttttatttaaagggatctcaGATGTTCCTGATCTACAAGTTCTCATCTTCCTTCTGGTTCTTCTCATTTATCTCATctctcttggaggaaatctgacCATTCTACTCCTGGTCTGCTGTGATCGCCACCTGCAcactcccatgtacttcttcttggCCAACTTGTCCATCATAGACATATCCAGCTCCACTACAACATTACACAGTATTTTTGATCTCTTCACAACACACAACCACATGGTCTCCACCTCGGCCTGTATGACCCAGTTATATATGTTCTGTACATTACTCAGTAATGAGTTTTCCATTTTGGCCATCATGAGCTATGACCGCTATGTCGCCATCTGTAGACCTTTACATTATCACACAGTCATGAGTCGGAGACTCTGTGGTCTTCTGGCCTCACTCAGTTGGGGTTTTGGGTTCATAGAGGAGATTCCTCCCATTGTATTAATTTCCAGGTTCACTTGTTACATTTCCAAGGATATTGACCAttatttttgtgatattttgcCCATCCGGGACATTACATGTAGTGACACTGTACCATTAGATCTTTATATTCTAATTGCTGGTAATCTTCATATATTTCTATTACTTTCTCTGACTATAACATCTTATATTTTCATTATTTCATGTATCTTAAGAATCAGCTCGAGTACTGGCAGACGTAAAGCCTTCTACACGTGTTCCTCACACATCATGGTGGTTGTCCTCTTCTATTCTTCCATCTTATTACAATATGTAGGAACAGTCTCTGGGAAAAAAATGGGTTCCAACAAGatcctctctctgctaaacacgGCCGTTGTCCCCATGATGAACCCCCTGATCTACAGCCTGAAAAATAAAGATGTCAAATCTGCTCTACAAAGAAAACTTAAAttttga